In one Silene latifolia isolate original U9 population chromosome 10, ASM4854445v1, whole genome shotgun sequence genomic region, the following are encoded:
- the LOC141606314 gene encoding uncharacterized protein LOC141606314 codes for MAKTQQKNRQIFIEEEDEEIIQWEPKQKPIKKRIPQKVCLEGYVEASDDDVLPRTKSLTDDDLDELKGCVDLGFGFSYDEIPELCNTLPALELCYSMSQKFLDEHNHSDTASSSGSETSSPMPTWKISSPGDHPEDVKARLKFWAQAVACTVKLCSTN; via the exons ATGGCAAAAACTCAACAAAAAAACAGGCAAATCTTcattgaagaagaagatgaagaaattATTCAATGGGAACCCAAACAAAAACCCATCAAAAAAAGAATCCCACAAAAGGTGTGTTTAGAAGGGTATGTAGAAGCATCAGACGACGACGTTTTACCAAGAACAAAGAGTTTAACTGATGATGATCTTGATGAATTAAAGGGTTGTGTTGATTTAGGGTTTGGTTTTAGTTATGATGAAATTCCTGAACTTTGTAATACTTTACCTGCTTTAGAGCTTTGTTATTCAATGTCTCAGAAGTTTCTAGATGAACATAATCATAGTGATACGGCGTCGTCTTCGGGTTCCGAAACTTCTAGTCCTATGCCTACTTGGAAGATCTCTAGTCCTG GTGACCATccagaagatgtcaaagcaaggCTGAAATTTTGGGCGCAGGCGGTGGCATGTACTGTTAAACTCTGCAGTACCAACTGA
- the LOC141606313 gene encoding uncharacterized protein LOC141606313 — translation MLHLRLVAIQLLTAAILVLSASTDDSGIKTDLNALLAIKTQLVDSRADGVLASWNNSVHHCNWDGVICGNKHKRVIELDLYSRGLSGTISPFIGNLSFLNTIALFNNSLYGHIPPEIGRLFRLQRLGLFNNTLVGEIPANLSGCINLQILSLAWNRLHGNVPIELGGLSNLEAIAFQRNRLTGPLFKVIQNITSLQVISAAYNEFTGNIPDSIADMKNLAMVALAENHFSGRIPPSLFNLSSLSDLDLTSNQFEGNIMSPDMHVNLPQIITLDLNLNNLTGPFPIPILNLTNLVTLGLSFNKFTGSVSFDFRHFANLFYLDLSDMNLRGDISFITTLANCSSLQTIELQRNNFTGTLPESVANFSKSLSWFSIGQNQIGGEIPAGFSSLTNLSFLFMYGNEFTGTIPDELGSLRKLEQLDLDSNKLTGIIPKSLGNLPRLSQLYLDNNRLQGSIPPDLSSCQNLLYLGLSQNDLNGTLPNALFGGSAQFLEVDLSQNQLKGSLPLDIDKQINLVRFDVSENKFSGELPNGLGKCSALEHFHIEGNSIHGSIPSSYSALSSLQTLDLSRNNLSGILPIYFSNFSLAYLNLSYNNFEGNVPEKGIYANISAVSVVGNKRLCGGIPQLHLPRCMTEDKGKNRRRMSIVLKLTIPIICAVVGLLIMAVWLYLARRRKKRDSIPSVLAMEKGILKVSYSMLLKATDEFSSSNLLGSGTFGTVFRGIIDTKMVAVKVLKLQQQGASKSFMAECKVLRNTRHRNLVKIITVCSSTDFQRNDFKALLYEFMPNGSLDKWLHESGNLSLLQRMNIAIDVAQALNYLHHENDIPIVHCDLKPSNILLDDEMVAHVGDFGLAKFFAQPGSLNQSSSIGVKGTVGYAAPEYGLGSEASTDGDIYSYGTLLLELMTGKRPTNQMFEADFNLHMYAKEALPDQVLQIVDPTIEHHDFTEEVDDRRAIQDMAERRVECMVSMVGVGVACSNHLPQDRMKIHEAIRTLRAARDKLINVNRSQLHH, via the exons ATGTTGCATTTACGTCTTGTCGCTATACAGCTTCTTACAGCAGCTATACTTGTGCTTAGTGCAAGTACTGATGATTCGGGAATAAAGACGGACCTCAACGCGCTATTAGCCATAAAGACCCAACTAGTAGACAGTCGAGCTGATGGGGTCTTGGCCTCGTGGAATAACTCAGTTCATCATTGTAACTGGGACGGGGTTATTTGTGGGAATAAGCACAAGAGAGTAATAGAGCTAGACTTATACTCAAGAGGATTGTCGGGAACCATATCGCCTTTCATTGGAAACCTGAGTTTCCTCAACACAATAGCACTTTTCAATAACAGTTTATATGGTCACATTCCCCCAGAAATCGGCCGTTTGTTTAGGCTGCAGAGACTAGGTCTTTTCAACAACACACTGGTTGGGGAAATTCCGGCTAACTTATCTGGCTGTATTAACCTCCAAATCCTTTCTCTAGCTTGGAACAGGCTACACGGGAATGTTCCGATAGAATTAGGAGGCTTGTCGAACCTTGAAGCTATCGCGTTTCAACGAAACAGATTAACTGGACCGCTATTTAAAGTCATTCAGAACATTACTTCCTTACAGGTAATATCTGCTGCATACAATGAATTTACAGGAAATATTCCTGACAGTATCGCTGACATGAAAAACCTTGCGATGGTTGCATTAGCCGAGAATCATTTTTCTGGCCGAATTCCTCCGTCTCTATTCAATCTCTCATCTCTTTCGGATCTAGATTTGACATCCAACCAATTTGAAGGAAATATTATGTCACCTGATATGCACGTAAATCTTCCTCAAATAATAACTTTAGACCTAAACTTGAACAACTTAACAGGACCATTTCCAATTCCGATTCTGAACCTCACTAATCTCGTAACTTTAGGATTAAGCTTCAACAAATTCACAGGTAGCGTGTCATTTGATTTTCGACATTTTGCCAACTTATTTTATTTAGACCTTTCCGACATGAACCTTAGAGGCGATATCAGTTTCATCACTACACTTGCTAATTGTAGCAGCTTACAAACTATAGAGTTGCAAAGAAACAACTTCACTGGAACATTACCAGAATCTGTAGCTAATTTCTCGAAAAGTTTGAGCTGGTTTAGCATAGGCCAGAACCAAATCGGTGGGGAAATTCCTGCAGGTTTTAGTAGTCTCACCAATCTCAGTTTCTTATTCATGTATGGCAATGAATTCACAGGGACTATTCCTGATGAGCTTGGAAGTCTCCGAAAACTAGAGCAACTTGATTTAGACTCTAACAAACTAACCGGTATAATTCCAAAGTCCCTCGGAAATTTACCACGACTGAGTCAGCTTTATTTAGATAACAACAGATTGCAAGGTAGCATACCACCAGACCTTAGTAGTTGCCAAAACTTGTTATACTTGGGTTTATCACAGAATGACCTCAACGGAACCCTGCCCAACGCGCTCTTTGGAGGATCGGCTCAATTTCTTGAAGTAGATCTATCTCAGAATCAACTGAAAGGATCCTTGCCTCTGGACATCGATAAACAAATCAATCTAGTGAGATTTGATGTGTCCGAAAATAAGTTTTCAGGTGAACTCCCAAATGGGCTCGGTAAATGCTCAGCGCTTGAGCACTTCCATATAGAAGGGAATTCCATCCACGGATCTATTCCTTCATCATACAGTGCTTTGTCGAGCCTACAGACGCTTGACCTTTCTCGTAACAATCTATCTGGTATACTTCCAATCTATTTCTCCAACTTTTCTTTAGCCTACCTAAACTTATCTTACAACAATTTCGAGGGGAACGTTCCTGAAAAGGGAATTTACGCGAACATTAGTGCAGTATCAGTAGTTGGAAATAAAAGGCTTTGTGGAGGGATTCCGCAACTACACCTGCCTAGATGCATGACAGAAGATAAGGGGAAGAACAGAAGGAGAATGTCTATTGTCCTCAAATTAACAATTCCAATAATTTGCGCAGTGGTTGGATTACTGATAATGGCAGTGTGGTTGTATTTAGCGAGGAGAAGAAAGAAAAGAGATTCTATACCTTCAGTCTTAGCAATGGAAAAAGGAATCTTAAAAGTGTCTTATAGCATGCTACTCAAAGCAACAGATGAATTCTCGTCATCAAATCTACTTGGATCGGGTACTTTTGGGACTGTATTCAGAGGAATTATCGATACAAAGATGGTTGCTGTTAAAGTACTCAAGCTACAGCAACAAGGTGCTTCAAAGAGTTTCATGGCAGAATGTAAGGTCCTGAGGAATACACGTCACCGCAACCTAGTGAAGATCATCACAGTCTGCTCAAGTACTGATTTCCAGAGAAATGACTTCAAAGCTCTACTTTACGAATTCATGCCCAACGGAAGCCTTGACAAATGGTTACATGAATCCGGAAACCTAAGCCTTCTTCAAAGAATGAACATAGCAATCGATGTTGCTCAAGCACTCAACTATCTCCACCATGAGAATGATATTCCGATTGTGCATTGTGATCTAAAACCAAGCAATATATTGCTTGACGATGAAATGGTTGCCCATGTTGGAGATTTCGGGCTGGCTAAATTTTTTGCTCAACCTGGTTCCCTTAATCAAAGCAGCTCAATTGGCGTCAAAGGAACTGTCGGCTATGCTGCTCCAG AGTATGGCCTAGGAAGTGAAGCGTCTACAGATGGTGATATCTACAGCTACGGAACACTGCTACTTGAACTTATGACAGGAAAGAGACCAACCAATCAAATGTTTGAGGCAGATTTCAACCTTCATATGTATGCAAAAGAGGCATTACCTGATCAAGTATTGCAGATTGTAGACCCCACAATTGAACACCATGATTTTACTGAAGAAGTCGATGATAGAAGGGCAATCCAAGACATGGCTGAACGGAGAGTTGAATGCATGGTCTCCatggttggtgttggtgttgcctgCTCCAACCATTTACCCCAAGACCGAATGAAGATACATGAGGCCATAAGAACGCTTCGGGCAGCTAGAGATAAGCTCATTAATGTCAATCGGAGTCAATTACATCATTGA
- the LOC141608481 gene encoding uncharacterized protein LOC141608481, with translation MAHMTKRDFDILDNNGTKYLQWRVDARANLKAKGLEHTILVDGNSTSQEQAKAIVFLRHHLHENLKIEYLFVEDPKELWDNLCQRLCGQATTDAAMIEKTLSTMHADNAARTVAPPETYVVKSGQPWRNFKKGNTTFHKGKGKWRPNFKPLNPKFKGKKKFTPNKGKPNQTTKCFKCGITGHWAKECRTAKHLVDLYTASQKGKGKEVETNFVKETSPVLSLDLSDYLIDDIDNGCGPST, from the exons ATGGCACATATGACGAAACGAGACTTTGATATCCTTGATAATAATGGCACAAAATACCTTCAATGGAGGGTGGATGCTAGAGCAAATTTAAAAGCCAAGGGACTAGAGCATACAATTTTAGTAGATGGAAATTCTACTTCACAAGAACAAGCAAAAGCAATAGTGTTCTTAAGACATCATCTCcatgaaaatttaaaaattgaataTCTGTTTGTGGAGGATCCCAAAGAGTTATGGGATAATCTCTGCCAAAG GTTATGCGGACAAGCAACAACTGATGCAGCCATGATAGAGAAAACTCTATCAACTATGCATGCCGATAATGCA GCGAGGACTGTTGCTCCTCCTGAAACATATGTTGTTAAATCTGGACAACCATGGCGAAATTTCAAAAAGGGAAATACCACCTTTCATAAGGGGAAAGGAAAATGGCGTCCGAACTTCAAACCCCTAAATCCCAAATTTAAGGGGAAAAAGAAGTTTACGCCTAATAAAGGAAAGCCAAATCAAACCACCAAGTGTTTCAAATGTGGTATTACTGGACACTGGGCAAAAGAGTGTCGAACTGCTAAACATTTGGTTGACCTTTATACAGCTTCCCAAAAGGGAAAAGGAAAGGAAGTTGAAACAAACTTCGTGAAAGAAACATCTCCAGTTCTAAGTCTGGATTTGTCTGATTATCTTATCGATGATATAGATAATGGTTGCGGACCATCAACTTAA